A window from Neoarius graeffei isolate fNeoGra1 chromosome 14, fNeoGra1.pri, whole genome shotgun sequence encodes these proteins:
- the LOC132897570 gene encoding uncharacterized protein LOC132897570, whose translation MSDNIHKFINYCLQNLENGELDQYERYNDEELAERLNDLDQNLYDGCQITRRESILLIMGHIIRNHVSGTALQSLLTVLEAHLPAGTVFPASQYLFMKNFKNSDITLRFHSYCPSCITYIGSNDMWCENCDTNVSVSDCIDNGNYFITFDVKDQLLSMLQNEDICKHLQIGAKRGLCDSYGGRLYRKLPLENDDITVSFNTDGVQVFVSSRYSIWPLQVMVNELPYAIRRKNIFLGGLWFGDSKPDMNTFLKPFVTEMNTLSDTGFKWGTENDSHTSRVFVTTCSCDSVARCLVQNVTQFNGWCGCNWCLSQGEVVSVGRGHARVYSMENQLPVKRNKTSHIEHARTAVQQDKPCMGVKGPSILFLLMYFDIVNNFVVDYMHSVCLGVARQVAGF comes from the exons ATGTCTGATAATATTCATAAATTTATTAattattgtttacagaatcttgaAAATGGTGAACTCGATCAATATGAAAGATATAATGATGAAGAACTGGCTGAGAGACTTAATGATTTG GATCAGAACCTCTATGATGGGTGCCAAATAACAAGGCGAGAGAGTATTCTACTCATAATGGGACACATCATAAGGAATCATGTGAGTGGAACAGCTCTGCAGAGCCTACTGACAGTCTTGGAGGCACATTTACCAGCTGGAACTGTATTCCCTGCTTCCCAATATCTTTTTATGAAGAACTTTAAAAACAGTGACATCACTCTAAGATTTCACTCATACTGCCCTTCTTGTATAACCTACATTGGAAGTAATGATATGTGGTGTGAAAATTGTGACACAAATGTGTCTGTAAGTGACTGCATAGATAATGGCAATTATTTTATAACATTTGATGTTAAAGATCAATTGTTATCTATGCTACAGAATGAAGATATTTGTAAACACCTACAAATTGGGGCAAAAAGGGGACTTTGTGATTCCTATGGAGGTCGATTATATCGTAAACTCCCTCTCGAGAATGATGACATTACTGTTTCATTCAACACAGATGGCGTTCAAGTATTTGTTTCATCAAGGTATTCAATATGGCCATTGCAGGTAATGGTTAATGAGTTACCTTATGCTATAAGAAGGAAAAACATTTTTCTTGGTGGCTTATGGTTTGGTGACTCTAAACCTGACATGAATACCTTCCTCAAACCTTTTGTCACTGAAATGAATACACTATCAGATACTGGCTTTAAGTGGGGTACAGAAAATGACAGCCACACCAGTAGGGTGTTTGTAACAACATGCTCTTGTGACTCAGTAGCTCGCTGTCTTGTACAAAATGTGACACAGTTCAATGGTTGGTGTGGGTGTAATTGGTGTTTGTCACAAGGTGAAGTAGTTTCAGTTGGTAGAGGGCATGCAAGGGTTTATAGTATGGAGAACCAACTACCagttaagaggaataaaacttctCACATAGAACATGCGAGAACAGCTGTTCAGCAGGACAAACCTTGTATGGGTGTCAAAGGTCCATCAATCTTGTTTCTTTTAATGTATTTTGACATTGTAAACAATTTTGTTGTTGACTAT